The stretch of DNA ACCACGCTCTTGTAGGTCTCGCCGGTGCAGATGATCCCGGCGTGCTCCCACACCGGAACGCCTCTCCACTTCCATTCCTCGACCACGTCGGGCTCGGCCTGCCTGATGAGAGTTCGGACCCGAGCGAGCATCTCGCCGCGCCAATCGCTCAACTCCTCGATTCTCGCATCGATCAAACGAGAAGGAGAGTCTCCGTCTTTCTCTTCGCTGGAGCCGCTCTTCTTCAGGGTTGCCGTGGCTTTCTTCATCGATATCTCCCCTTCATCCCTTAAATGCTGATGGCCTAAGCGCAGTGCGTCTTTTCGGACGTACAAAGGACGCTCTAACCCTCAAATCTACGCGTCCGCTCACATTCGTTCGCCGGGCAATTGGCTTGCCTGTTCCACCCAGGCGGCGAGCTGGGCCTCGTCGAGTCGGTCTTCCTCATGAATGTGGAAGTAACGCACTTCCTTTTGTTTGGACTCGCCGGGCGGAACGGGACTGAGCGACGTGCCGCGGAAGAAAGCAACCTTGATGTATTTTGCGAAGCAATGGACACCGAGAAACCAGTCCTGCCCTTCCATGCCATAAAGGGGCGAGTTCCATTTGACTGCCTTGTGCACATCGGGAACGGTACGGGTAATGAGCGCGTCGAGACGGCGCCCGACGTCACTTTTCCAGCCAGGCATGGCCGCGATGTAGGCTTGCA from Rhizobium leguminosarum bv. trifolii WSM1325 encodes:
- a CDS encoding Domain of unknown function DUF1801 (PFAM: Domain of unknown function DUF1801~KEGG: ret:RHE_CH02428 hypothetical protein); translated protein: MSGKTSKTAAKVTKKTAAKPDTAEPTLLSGGNPQIPKGYGDAPVQAYIAAMPGWKSDVGRRLDALITRTVPDVHKAVKWNSPLYGMEGQDWFLGVHCFAKYIKVAFFRGTSLSPVPPGESKQKEVRYFHIHEEDRLDEAQLAAWVEQASQLPGERM
- a CDS encoding Domain of unknown function DUF1801 (PFAM: Domain of unknown function DUF1801~KEGG: ret:RHE_CH02427 hypothetical protein), whose translation is MKKATATLKKSGSSEEKDGDSPSRLIDARIEELSDWRGEMLARVRTLIRQAEPDVVEEWKWRGVPVWEHAGIICTGETYKSVVKLTFAKGASLEDPSSLFNSSLDGNTRRAIDFHEGDEVDEEALKALIRGAATLNTSKRAAARPAGSRKKPSNA